One genomic window of Thermoplasmata archaeon includes the following:
- a CDS encoding pitrilysin family protein produces the protein MNLPDRTVLGNGAVLVSSALPSNPFVAFRGSVPAGVAAEGDDHGVAEFTARLLLSGTRRMSAAKLSDRLEGIGATLEFRNGEELLSFQGRCTRDTTAETIRILVECLARPAFPAREIDRVRKELENDVRIEADDTRSRAMRELARSVFPKDHPYGRDPKGNAERIRRIRRSDIVAFHASHVGPEGLILAVTGDVDRTLIDEAIAAPLSRLEGDNVGAPRIPPPPAHKPRNVPIPMPHKTQVDVAIGAPAVPRSHDDYDALNLANLLFGRIGLYGRLGRNLRDEQGLAYYAFTSLDARTAGGMWSISAGVNPANLTKAVASIRAEMERLRQEPFTPDEVRDGRDNEVGSLIVSLERNAEVAGELHRMEYFGLGMDYLERFPDIVQGLSDGRVREVAQKYFVPSASSIAVAGPIARARVSL, from the coding sequence GTGAACCTCCCGGACCGGACGGTCCTCGGGAACGGGGCGGTGCTCGTCTCGAGCGCCTTGCCTTCGAACCCGTTCGTCGCGTTCCGGGGGAGCGTGCCCGCCGGCGTGGCGGCGGAGGGCGACGACCACGGTGTGGCGGAGTTCACGGCGCGGCTCCTGTTGAGTGGCACGCGCCGCATGAGCGCGGCGAAGCTCTCGGACCGGCTCGAAGGGATCGGCGCGACGCTCGAGTTCCGGAACGGGGAGGAGCTCCTCTCCTTCCAGGGGCGCTGCACGCGGGACACGACGGCCGAAACGATCCGGATCCTCGTCGAGTGCCTCGCGCGGCCCGCGTTCCCGGCCCGGGAGATCGACCGCGTGCGGAAGGAGCTCGAGAACGATGTTCGCATCGAGGCGGACGACACACGCAGCCGGGCGATGCGGGAGCTCGCTCGCAGCGTCTTCCCGAAGGACCATCCGTACGGCCGCGACCCGAAAGGGAATGCGGAGCGCATCCGCCGCATCCGTCGTTCCGACATCGTCGCGTTCCACGCGTCCCACGTCGGGCCGGAGGGGCTCATCCTCGCGGTGACCGGGGACGTCGACCGCACGCTGATCGACGAGGCGATCGCCGCCCCCCTGTCCCGTCTCGAGGGGGACAACGTCGGCGCGCCGCGGATCCCGCCGCCCCCCGCCCACAAGCCGCGGAACGTGCCGATCCCGATGCCCCACAAGACCCAGGTCGACGTCGCAATCGGCGCGCCCGCCGTGCCTCGATCCCACGACGACTATGATGCGCTCAACCTGGCGAACCTGCTCTTCGGACGGATCGGGTTGTACGGCCGCCTCGGCCGGAACCTCCGGGACGAGCAGGGCCTCGCGTACTACGCGTTCACGAGCCTCGACGCGCGGACGGCGGGAGGGATGTGGTCGATTTCCGCGGGCGTCAACCCCGCGAACCTGACAAAGGCCGTCGCCTCGATCCGGGCGGAGATGGAACGGTTGCGGCAGGAGCCCTTCACCCCGGACGAGGTTCGGGACGGGCGGGACAACGAGGTCGGCTCGCTCATCGTCTCGCTGGAGCGGAACGCGGAGGTCGCGGGGGAGCTCCACCGGATGGAGTACTTCGGCCTCGGGATGGATTACCTCGAGCGGTTCCCGGACATCGTGCAAGGCCTGTCGGACGGACGCGTCCGGGAGGTGGCCCAGAAGTACTTCGTGCCGTCCGCGAGCTCGATCGCCGTGGCGGGGCCAATCGCCCGCGCCCGCGTCTCCCTGTGA
- a CDS encoding radical SAM protein, with product MEVAATVASRKAEGFLLSELYATIQGESSLVGFPTIFVRLYSCNLRCRWCDSMHAVEGGEFSRASVAEVVTRIRALADSPESPAGGIRHVCWTGGEPLLQGEPIARAIRALPKTFVHSFETDGEIDLRTFDVRLPRERAAGRVRYVMDVKCPGSGMKADKAFANLALLRAHDEVKFVVVDREDYDFAKAVLAKHPTNAGTILFSPVTPAHTVAKGLDPAKLATWILEDHLLARLQLQVHKFIWPGKERGI from the coding sequence ATGGAGGTCGCGGCGACCGTCGCCTCACGGAAGGCGGAAGGGTTCCTACTCAGCGAGCTGTACGCGACGATCCAAGGCGAGAGCTCCCTCGTCGGTTTCCCGACAATCTTCGTCCGCCTCTATTCGTGCAACCTCCGCTGCCGCTGGTGTGACTCGATGCACGCCGTCGAAGGGGGCGAATTCAGCCGCGCATCGGTGGCCGAGGTCGTGACGCGCATCCGGGCGCTCGCCGATTCGCCGGAATCGCCGGCCGGAGGGATCCGGCACGTCTGTTGGACCGGAGGCGAGCCGCTCCTCCAGGGCGAGCCGATCGCCCGCGCGATCCGCGCGCTCCCGAAAACGTTCGTGCACTCCTTCGAGACGGATGGCGAGATCGACCTGCGGACGTTCGATGTGCGCCTGCCGCGGGAACGGGCCGCAGGACGCGTGCGGTACGTCATGGACGTCAAGTGCCCCGGGTCCGGCATGAAGGCCGACAAGGCGTTCGCGAACCTCGCCCTCCTGCGCGCGCACGACGAGGTCAAGTTCGTCGTCGTGGACCGCGAGGACTACGACTTCGCGAAGGCCGTGCTGGCGAAGCATCCGACGAACGCGGGGACGATCCTCTTCTCTCCCGTGACGCCGGCGCACACGGTCGCGAAGGGACTCGACCCCGCGAAGCTCGCCACATGGATCCTGGAGGACCACCTGCTCGCGCGACTTCAGCTCCAGGTCCACAAGTTCATCTGGCCCGGAAAGGAACGGGGCATCTGA
- a CDS encoding archease, protein MRYEEIEHTADVGIRAYGSSLNELFENAAEGMSALIADLGRVKPVGEVEVRVEADDVPTLLLRWLSELLFVHETQQYLFCKFHVELDGMSLRGTAAGERIDKSRHEPKLAIKAVTRHGLLVDPKAGVAQVIFDI, encoded by the coding sequence GTGCGGTACGAGGAAATCGAGCACACGGCGGACGTCGGCATCCGCGCATACGGCTCGTCGCTCAACGAACTGTTCGAAAACGCCGCGGAGGGGATGTCCGCGCTCATCGCGGACCTGGGACGCGTGAAGCCGGTCGGCGAGGTCGAGGTCCGAGTCGAGGCGGATGACGTGCCGACGCTCCTTCTGCGATGGCTCTCGGAACTGCTGTTCGTGCACGAGACGCAACAGTACCTGTTCTGCAAATTCCATGTCGAGCTGGACGGGATGTCCCTCCGCGGCACGGCCGCCGGCGAGCGGATCGACAAGTCCCGCCACGAGCCGAAGCTCGCGATCAAAGCCGTCACGCGTCACGGCCTCCTCGTCGACCCGAAGGCGGGCGTCGCGCAGGTGATCTTCGACATTTGA
- a CDS encoding 50S ribosomal protein L16, translated as MTRKPGSMYREIRGQAYTRKEYMGGVPGIRISQFDIGDLRATFPVKIHLVAREACQVRHIALESARISANRYIAKKAGTAYHLKLRLYPHNVLRENKIATGAGADRISEGMRAAFGAAVGTAARVKPGMKIFTISTTEDHVEDAKEALRKGGVKLPTPWYLVIERGKRKG; from the coding sequence ATGACGCGCAAACCCGGGAGCATGTACCGAGAGATCCGAGGGCAGGCCTATACCCGGAAAGAGTACATGGGCGGCGTGCCCGGCATCCGGATCAGCCAGTTCGACATCGGCGACCTCCGGGCGACGTTCCCGGTGAAGATCCACCTGGTCGCCCGGGAGGCGTGCCAAGTCCGGCACATCGCCCTCGAATCCGCGCGAATCTCCGCGAACCGGTACATCGCGAAGAAGGCCGGGACGGCGTACCATCTGAAGCTCCGGCTCTATCCGCACAACGTGTTGCGGGAGAACAAGATCGCGACCGGCGCGGGGGCGGACCGCATCTCCGAGGGCATGCGCGCGGCGTTCGGCGCGGCGGTCGGCACGGCGGCCCGCGTCAAGCCGGGCATGAAGATCTTCACGATCTCGACGACGGAGGACCACGTTGAGGACGCAAAAGAGGCGCTCCGGAAAGGCGGCGTGAAACTGCCGACGCCCTGGTATCTCGTGATCGAGCGCGGGAAGCGGAAAGGCTGA
- a CDS encoding diphosphomevalonate decarboxylase yields the protein MAVKATAVAHPIQGLIKYHGLADPVLRLPFHDSISVCTAPLSTRTTIEFGAYARDQATIDGRDVTARDMERILAVVDPIRARASLDKRFRMASANDFPSNIGLGASASGFAALAMAAAHAAGLRLSLEDLSRYARRGAGSATRSVTGGFSKWKMGVADEDSYAVQLAGPDLDIGIIVALVPAFKQTDDAHREALTSPFFHARLAEMPRLIAEMELAIRKRDVGAICALAERDTLMLHGITMTGTGEMVLWQPDTVRVILAVRRMREEGVPAFFSIDTGATVYVNTFPDQADVVRRRIEDLGIRTIVCTVGGPARLVDDPVG from the coding sequence GTGGCGGTGAAGGCGACCGCGGTGGCGCATCCGATCCAAGGGCTCATCAAGTACCACGGCCTCGCCGATCCCGTCCTCCGCCTCCCGTTCCACGACTCGATCAGCGTCTGCACCGCGCCTCTGAGCACGCGAACGACGATCGAGTTCGGCGCGTACGCGCGTGACCAGGCGACGATCGACGGTCGCGACGTGACCGCGCGGGACATGGAGCGGATCCTCGCCGTCGTCGACCCGATCCGGGCCCGCGCCTCCCTCGACAAACGGTTCCGCATGGCGTCCGCGAACGACTTCCCGTCGAACATCGGCCTCGGCGCGAGCGCCTCCGGCTTCGCGGCGTTGGCGATGGCCGCCGCACATGCGGCGGGGCTGCGGCTGAGCCTCGAGGACCTCTCCCGGTACGCCCGCCGCGGGGCCGGCTCCGCGACGCGGTCCGTCACCGGGGGATTCAGCAAGTGGAAGATGGGCGTGGCGGACGAGGACTCGTATGCGGTGCAGCTCGCCGGCCCGGACCTAGACATCGGGATCATCGTCGCCCTCGTGCCCGCATTCAAGCAGACGGACGACGCGCACCGCGAGGCGCTGACGTCCCCGTTCTTCCACGCCCGCCTCGCGGAGATGCCGCGCCTCATCGCGGAGATGGAGCTCGCGATCCGGAAACGGGACGTCGGCGCGATCTGCGCCCTCGCGGAGCGGGACACCCTCATGCTCCACGGCATCACGATGACGGGGACCGGCGAAATGGTCCTCTGGCAACCGGACACGGTCCGGGTGATCCTCGCCGTGCGCCGGATGCGCGAGGAGGGCGTCCCGGCGTTCTTCTCGATCGACACGGGCGCGACGGTCTACGTGAACACGTTCCCAGACCAGGCGGACGTCGTCCGGCGGCGCATCGAGGACCTCGGCATCCGGACGATCGTGTGCACGGTCGGCGGACCAGCCCGCCTCGTCGACGACCCCGTCGGCTGA
- the queC gene encoding 7-cyano-7-deazaguanine synthase QueC, with translation MVSSAVVLLSGGMDSATALAIAKAEGFDVLALTFDYGQRHRKEVDAAKSLAKYLGVREHRIVHLDLTPIGASALTDRRVPVPEQRRPEEIGTGIPPTYVPARNTIFLSYALALAEATEARAIYIAANSYDYAGYPDCRPEYYEAFASVARLGTKRGVEGDVIEIRTPLIRMTKADIVRKGEELGVPWELTWSCYQGRPKACGVCDSCQLRLKGFREAGVRDPIPYERGRGRKTNA, from the coding sequence ATGGTCTCCTCCGCGGTCGTCCTGCTGAGCGGCGGGATGGACTCCGCCACGGCCCTCGCCATCGCCAAAGCGGAAGGCTTCGACGTGCTCGCGCTCACGTTCGACTACGGGCAACGGCACCGCAAGGAAGTCGATGCGGCGAAATCCCTCGCCAAGTACCTCGGCGTCAGGGAACACCGGATCGTCCACTTGGACCTGACGCCGATCGGCGCCTCTGCGCTGACGGACCGACGCGTCCCAGTTCCCGAGCAGCGCCGCCCGGAAGAGATCGGCACCGGCATCCCCCCGACCTACGTGCCCGCGCGGAACACGATCTTCCTGAGCTACGCCCTCGCGCTGGCGGAGGCCACGGAGGCGAGAGCGATCTACATCGCGGCGAACTCGTACGATTACGCGGGATACCCGGACTGCCGGCCGGAGTACTACGAGGCCTTTGCCAGCGTCGCTCGCCTCGGCACGAAGCGCGGTGTCGAGGGAGACGTGATCGAGATCCGGACGCCGCTCATCCGCATGACGAAGGCGGACATCGTGCGGAAAGGCGAGGAGCTCGGCGTGCCGTGGGAGCTCACCTGGTCGTGCTACCAAGGCCGTCCGAAGGCGTGCGGCGTCTGCGACTCGTGCCAGCTCCGGCTGAAAGGGTTCCGGGAGGCGGGCGTGCGCGATCCGATTCCGTACGAGCGCGGCCGCGGCCGGAAGACGAACGCTTAA
- a CDS encoding isopentenyl phosphate kinase yields the protein MLLVKLGGSVLTDKARLRTPRRAAIRRLAQELAAVRKPVLVVHGAGSYGHILARKHRLNEGGATMAKRSAAARVQADVKALDALVIDAMIDAGLAAVPIPPSAVLSLDDGRVSSIDLTPFLEFSSMAFTPVTFGDVVRDVHRGFSVCSGDLMMLELARAFRPERAVFVADVDGLFTADPKRRPRARFLETVGPAEFGRIEFTSSSRTDVTGGIEGKVRRMVEIAAHAGECILVNGNVKNRVRDVLRGRHVVGTRVTRGP from the coding sequence ATGCTCCTGGTGAAGCTCGGTGGGAGCGTCCTCACGGACAAGGCGCGCCTGCGGACGCCTCGTCGCGCCGCGATCCGCCGGCTCGCTCAGGAGCTGGCGGCCGTCCGGAAACCGGTGCTCGTCGTGCACGGCGCGGGCTCGTACGGCCACATCCTCGCGCGGAAGCACCGGCTGAACGAGGGCGGCGCCACGATGGCGAAACGTTCCGCCGCGGCCCGCGTCCAGGCGGACGTGAAGGCGCTCGATGCGCTCGTGATCGACGCGATGATCGACGCCGGCCTGGCCGCGGTCCCGATCCCGCCATCGGCGGTCCTGAGCCTCGACGACGGCCGCGTGTCGTCGATCGACCTCACCCCGTTCCTCGAGTTCTCGTCGATGGCCTTCACCCCCGTGACGTTCGGCGACGTCGTGCGCGACGTCCACCGCGGCTTCTCCGTCTGCTCGGGCGATCTCATGATGCTCGAACTTGCGCGCGCGTTCCGCCCGGAGCGGGCGGTGTTCGTCGCGGACGTCGACGGCCTCTTCACCGCGGATCCGAAGCGACGGCCCCGCGCGAGGTTCCTCGAGACCGTAGGCCCCGCAGAGTTCGGGCGGATCGAGTTCACGTCGTCCTCTCGGACCGACGTCACGGGCGGCATCGAAGGGAAGGTGCGTCGGATGGTCGAGATCGCGGCCCACGCCGGCGAATGCATCCTCGTCAACGGTAACGTAAAGAACCGAGTCCGGGATGTCTTGCGGGGCCGGCACGTCGTCGGCACCCGGGTGACGCGAGGTCCGTAG
- the dph2 gene encoding diphthamide biosynthesis enzyme Dph2 → MGDTDRLLDVIRGRNTKTVGLQFPVGLRTKAVELAQELEAKAGVTCLVSADPSFGACDVSEMPVDLIVHLGHAPMPHLRYDRVFFYDLPGPPLTSLAFVDAAEPHLPKRVGLLTTTQYRHWLAPIKQHLEERGHEVKIGDPDRRVAYAGQLLGCDYHTATVIEGDVDGYLYVGTGDFHPLGVAILVDKPILVADPEQGTARDLADVKDRILRQRHAAIARARDAHIFGIIVSRKIGQTRMELARDLKGLAEKHGRQANIFLMDLVSPDFLEGYRVEAWVNTACPRIAIEDVLQYKQPILTPQEFEIVVGERAWEDYAFDEIRAY, encoded by the coding sequence ATGGGCGATACCGATCGTCTCTTGGACGTCATCCGCGGTCGGAACACGAAGACGGTCGGCCTGCAGTTCCCGGTCGGCCTGCGGACGAAGGCCGTGGAACTCGCGCAGGAACTCGAGGCGAAGGCCGGGGTTACGTGCCTCGTCTCCGCCGACCCGTCGTTCGGCGCGTGCGACGTCTCCGAGATGCCCGTGGACCTGATCGTCCACCTGGGCCATGCGCCGATGCCCCACCTCCGGTACGACCGCGTGTTCTTCTACGACCTCCCGGGACCGCCGCTGACGTCGCTCGCCTTCGTCGACGCGGCCGAGCCCCACCTGCCGAAACGAGTGGGTCTCCTCACGACGACGCAGTACCGGCACTGGCTCGCTCCGATCAAGCAGCACCTCGAGGAACGGGGCCACGAGGTGAAGATCGGCGACCCGGACCGCCGCGTCGCCTACGCGGGCCAGCTCCTCGGATGCGACTATCACACCGCGACCGTCATCGAGGGGGACGTGGACGGATATCTGTACGTCGGCACGGGGGACTTCCATCCGCTCGGCGTCGCGATCCTCGTCGACAAGCCGATCCTCGTGGCGGATCCGGAGCAGGGAACCGCTCGGGACCTCGCGGACGTCAAGGACCGCATCCTCCGGCAACGACACGCGGCGATCGCGAGGGCGAGGGACGCGCACATCTTCGGGATCATCGTCTCGCGGAAGATCGGCCAGACGCGGATGGAGCTTGCGAGGGATCTGAAAGGCCTCGCGGAGAAGCACGGCCGCCAAGCGAACATCTTCCTCATGGACCTCGTCTCCCCGGACTTCCTCGAAGGATATCGCGTGGAGGCGTGGGTGAACACCGCATGCCCGAGGATCGCGATCGAGGACGTCCTCCAGTACAAGCAGCCGATCCTCACGCCGCAGGAGTTTGAGATCGTCGTGGGCGAGCGCGCGTGGGAGGACTACGCCTTCGACGAGATCCGCGCTTACTGA